Sequence from the Acidimicrobiia bacterium genome:
TCGGAGTCGAGCCTGGCCCAGCCCCTCTACGAGATCGTCGTCGAGACGCGCGGCAGGGTGATCGCCGCATGCTTCGCCAGCCACATCCACCGGGTGCAACAGATCGTCGACGCCGCCGTCGATGCCGGGCGTTACGTCGGGTTCATGGGACGCACCATGTTGCGCAACGTTCCCACCGCCGAGGATCTCGGGCTGCTGCGGGTCCCGACGGACTCGGTCCTCCCTATCGAAGAGCTCCTCACCATGCCTCCGGCGGAGACCGCCATCATCTCCACCGGGAGTCAGGGTGAGCCGTTCGCCGCCCTCTCCCTGATGGCTTCGGGACGGCATCGCTGGGTTCAGGTGGGGGAGGGGGACACCGTGATCATCTCCGCCCGTCCGATCCCCGGCAACGAGACCAAGGTTTCGAGGGTCATCAACGGCCTGCTGCGGCGAGGGGCTCGGGTGTATCACGGCAACAACGCCACCGTCCACGTTTCCGGGCATGCGGCGCGCGAAGAACTGAAGACCTTCATCAACGTGGTCCGCCCCGAGGCGTTCGTGCCCGTCCACGGCGAGTACCGGCATCTGAGCGCCCACGCCGCGCTGGCGCGAGAGATGGGCGTGCCCGAGGTCCTGCTCTGCGAGGACGGCGACGCGGTGGTGCTCGACGCCGACGGCGTTCGCCGTCAGGAGGGGGCGGTCCCGGCGGCCCATGTGTTCGTCGACGGCCTCGAGGTGGCGGGATCGGCCACAGGCGTGATCCGCGACCGTCAGCATCTCGCCGACGACGGCGTAGTGGTGGCGACCCTGGCCATCGATGGTCACACCGGCGAGATCGTCCAGGGTCCCGACCTGGAGAGCCACGGCTTCATGGACGACCCCGAGGAGGTGTTCGCCCTGGTGGAGAAGGCGGTGGCATCCGAGGTGGGGCGGGTCGAGCTCCCCATCGACGAATCCGGTGTGCGCAGTCGGGTGAAGGGCGCCGTCAACCGAGTGTTGCGCCCCGAGACCGGCCGCAAGCCGGTGGTGATCGTGGTCGTGCTCGAGGTGTGATCGTTTGAGGTAGGACGACACCGGTGTAACCTCGACATCCATGCCATCGCGCAAGTCCTCCCGCCGGGGCAACGGGCGGGCCGGGACTGCCCGGAGCACCAAGAAGGCGGCTCCCACGACGCAGCGGTCGAAGCTGGCGACGCTGCGGGAACGGATCCGCAGCGGGTTCGGCCGGCACACCGATGACCTGTGGGGTGTCCTCCTGGTCCTGGGTGGAGTCCTGGTCGCCCTTTCCTATTTCGACCTTGCCGGCCCCGTCGGCCTGGGCACCGTCGCCGCGTCGTCGCTCCTGTTCGGAGTGTGGGGGTACGCCGTGGCACCGCTCCTGGTCGGCATCGGGGTGTTGCTGCTGGTGGTGAACCGTCCCGAGGACCTGCGGCGGCTCGTGGCCGGTGCCGTCGTCACATTCGTCGGCTCGCTCGCCATGTTCCACCTGATGACCGGAGCGATTTCGCTCGCCGCCTCCCTCGATCTGGTCAGGGAGCGGGGTGGGGCGGTGGGCTCGGTGATCGCCTTCCCACTGCGGCGAGTCATCGGCTTCTGGGGTGCCATGGTCGTGCTGTTCGCCATCATCGGCCTCGGAGTCCTGCTGCTGACACGAACCACGGTCGGGGAGGCCCTGCGGGCCGTGGGCACCGGTTCCGCCTCCGCCTGGCGAAGGCTGCGTGGCAGTGCCAAGCGCCGCCGTCCGGTGGTGGAGGTGCGGGTGTCGGAGCCGCCGCGCCCCCGCCTGGTCCCGGTTCCTTCGGATCAGACACCGGTGGCGGCCGACCGGCCCACGCCGCAGCGCCCGCCGGCGCGCCCTGCGCCCCGCCCCGCGCCTCCTTCTCCAAGACCCGAGAAGCGGGGCTATTCGCTACCGCCTCTGGAGCTGCTCTCCCTGGGCGGGGGAGCCGGTCACAGCAAGAAGGCCCTCGACGAGACGGCGCAGGAGCTGGAGGACACCCTCATCCAGCACGGTGTCGATGCCAGGCTCACCCGCATCGTGCCCGGGCCCACCGTGACCCGCTACGAGATCGAGCTCGCCCCCGGGGTCAAGGTCGCCCGGGTCACCTCGCTCGCCCACGACATCGCCTACGCCCTGGCCACCCCGGACGTGAGGATCCTGGCCCCGATCCCCGGGCGCAGCGCCATCGGCGTGGAGGTTCCCAACCGGCGTCGGCAGCTGGTCACCCTCGGCGACATCCTGCGCAGCCCCGAGGCGAAGGAGGCCACGCATCCCCTGGAGGTGGCCCTGGGCATGGACGTCTCCGGACGCCCCCAGATGATCAGCTTGAGCGAGCTGCCCCATGTGCTCATCGCCGGCGCCACCGGGGCGGGCAAGTCCTCGTGCATCAATGCCATCGTCACCTCGCTGCTGATGCGGACCACACCCGAGGAGGTGCGGCTGATCCTGGTGGATCCCAAGCGGGTGGAGATGGGTCAGTACAACGACGTCCCGCACCTCCTCACCCGGGTGATCACCAACCCGAAGAAGGCGGTCGACGCCCTGCAGTGGGCGGTGCGGGAGATGGACCGCCGCTACGACCTGCTGGCCGCCGCCGGGGTGCGCGACGTCATCGGGTACCACGAGAAGTTCGATCGGGCGATGCTCGACGAGGACGGCCGGTTCGATCGGTTTCCCTACGTGGTCGTGGTCGTCGACGAGCTCAACGACCTGATGATGGTGGCGGGCAGGGCGGTCGAGGATGCCATCGTCCGCATCGCCCAGATGGCCCGGGCGGTCGGCATCCACCTGGTCATCGCCACGCAGCGGCCGTCGGTGGATGTGATCACGGGTGTCATCAAGGCGAACATCCCCTCGAGGATGGCGTTCGCCGTGGCCTCCCAGGCGGACAGCCGTGTGATCCTCGACCTCTCCGGAGCGGAGAAGCTGGTCGGGCTGGGAGACATGATCGTGGTCACGGCGCGCGACCCCAAGCCGGAGCGGATCCAGGGGGCGTGGGTGGCCGAAGAGGAGATCCACGCCGTCGTCGACTTCGTGCGCGAGCAGCGGGCTGCCGAGTACGCCGAGGAGGTCCTCGACGTGGTCGAGGCCGCCGCCGGCGGTGAAGACGACTACGACGGTGAGGACGGCGATGTCATTCGTCAGGCGATCGAGCTGGTGGTGCGATCACAGCTGGGCTCGACGTCGATGCTGCAGCGCAAGCTGCGAATCGGCTTCGCCCGGGCGGGCCGTGTCATGGACATCCTGGAGAGCCGCGGGATCGTGGGTCCCTCCGAGGGCTCGAAGGCGCGCCAGGTCCTCATCACCCCGGACGAGCTGGACGCCATCCTCGGCGAAGCGGTGGACGTCTGAGCGGCGGCGGGTCCACCGGCACACCCCGATAGCATCCCCTGGTCCATGGAACCGCTGCGCATCCTCGATCCCTCTGGCAGGCTGGTCGGCGAACCTCCTGTCGACGCCGCCGAGGTCCGCCGGCTCTTCGAGGCGATGGTGACGGCGCGAACCTACGACCGGAAGTCGTCTGCCCTGCAGCGGCAGGGAAGGCTCGCCACGTATGCGCCGTTCGAGGGGCAGGAAGCCGCCCAGATCGGGGCGACGGCAGCGCTTCGCCGCGACGACTGGCTGGTGGCGACCTACCGCGACGCAGCCGCCATGTGGATGCAGGGGTACACCTTCGAGGCTCTGTTCCTGGGGCGGATGGGCGACGAGCGGGGAGGGTCTCCGCCGGCAGGTGTCGGCGTGCTGCCTCCCTCGATCACGGTGGGAGCCCACATGATCCATGCCGTCGGGCTCGCCTGGGGCGAGCGGCTCCTGGGTGGCGATCGAATCGCCATGACGTTCTTCGGCGACGGTGCCACCTCGGAGGGTGATTTTCACGAGGCGATGAACTTCGCCGGGGTGTTCCGCATCGGGACGGTGTTCGTCTGCCAGAACAATGGCTGGGCGATCTCGATGAGTCGGGATCGGCAGACCGCCTCGGCGACGATCGCCCAGAAGGCCGACGCCTACGGCTTCCCCGGGGTTCTGGTGGACGGCAACGACCTGCTGGCGATGCTCGCCGCAGCGAGGGCGGCGGTGGAGCGCGCCCGCGCCGGCAAGGGCCCGACACTGATCGAGGCGCTCACCTATCGCATCGGCCCCCACACCACCACCGACGATCCCGGGCGCTACCGCGACGAGGCCGACGTCGCCGAATGGAGTGAGCGTGACCCACTGCTGCGGGTTCGGCGGTACCTGCAGGCGGCGGGCGAGTGGAGCGAGGATCGGGAGCGGGCGGTCGAAGAGGCAGCTGCCGCCGGGATCGAGGAGGCGGTGGTGCGCGCCGAGGGGCTGGCGCCCTTCGGCCCCGGGGCGGCGTTCGACCGGATGTACGCCCGGCCCACCGGCGCCCTCGAGGAGCAGCGCCGCCTCCTGCTCGAAGGTGAGGCCGGCCAGTGAGCGAGATGAACATGGCCCAGGCCCTCAACGACGCATTGGCGGTCGCCCTCGAGGCCGACCCCCGGGTGGTGCTCATCGGGGAGGACGTCGGGACCACAGGAGGGGTGTTTCGGGTCACCGACGGGCTGCAGCAGCGATTCGGCGACGAGCGGGTGATCGACACCCCGGTCGCCGAATCGGGAATCGTCGGGGCGGCCTTCGGGATGGCGATCGCCGGGATGCGTCCTGTGGCCGAGATCCAATTCCTCGGGTTCTCCTACCCCGCATACGACCAGGTGGTGAGCCACGTTGGCCGAATCCGCAACCGGAGCAACCACAGGTTCTCGGCTCCCATGGTGATCCGCATCCCCTTCGGAGGGGGCATCGGTGCCGCCGAGCATCACAGCGAGGCCAGCGAGGCGATGTACGCCCACACTCCGGGGATCAAGGTTGTGGCGCCGGCCACGCCGGCCACCGCCAAGGGCCTGCTGCTGGCCGCCATCGAGGACGCCGACCCGGTGGTGTTCCTGGAACCGATCCGGGTGTATCGGGCGATCAAGGAGGAGGTCCCAGAAGGTCACTACCTGACACCGATCGGTCGTGCCGAGGTCGTGAGGGAGGGGGCCGATGCCACGATCGTGGCCTACGGTGCGATGGTGCGCGACGCCCTGAAGGCGGCCGATGCGCTGGCAGCGGACTCGGTGGCGGTGGAGGTGGTGGATCTGCGCACGCTGTCGCCGATCGATGCGGCCACCGTGGTCGCCTCGGCGGTGAAGACCGGCCGGGTGGTCGCCGTCTCCGAGGGGCATCGCACCGCCGGGATCGCCTCGGAGATCGTCGCCATCGTCCAGGAGAAGGCCCTCTACTCGCTGCTGGCACCGGTCGCCCGGGTGACCGGATGGGACACCGTGGTCCCGCTCAAGAGAACCGAGCAGCATCACATCCCGTCGGTGGGGCGGATCGTGGCGGCGGTGCGCCGCACCCTGGAGGATTGATGGCGTACGAGTTCCACCTGCCCGACATCGGTGAGGGCCTGGCCGAGGCCACGGTGGTGTCGTGGCTGGTCCCGGTCGGCGGGAGGGTGGGACTCGACCAGCCCATGGTGGAGGTGGAGACCGACAAGGCGGTGGTGGAGATCCCGGCGCCTCGCGCCGGGATCGTCCTGCACCACGGGGCGCCGGAGGGCGCCACCGTCGCCGTCGAGTCCTTGCTGGTGGTGATCGGCGAGGAAGGGGAGGAGTGGGCTCCGGGAGAGACCCTGGCCGCGCCGCCTCCGGCTCGATCGGCGCCCGCCCCGCAGTCGTCACAGGCGGCGCCGATCGTGGGAAGCCTGGAAGAGGCCGAGGCGGGCACGCCGGCTCGAATCGGGCCACCAAAGGCGCTGCCTCTGGTCAGACGACTGGCGGCCGCACTCGGCGTCGACCTGGGCTCGGTGGGCGGCACCGGGCCGGGTGGGCGGATCCTTCGATCCGACGTGGAGGCCGCAGCCGGCGCCGCGAGCGGTCCGGTGGAGCGGGTGAAGATGTCGGCCACTCGCCTCGCCATCGCCCGCAACCTGACCAAGTCGTGGCAGGAGATCCCGCACGTCACCACCTTCGGGACCGCCGACCCGACGGCCCTGCTCGCTGCTCGAGCCGCCTGGAAGTCGGCGCACGGCGAGTCGCTCCCGGTCGAGGCGCTGCTGATCGGGGCGATGGTGCCGCTACTGGAGGCACACCCCGAGTTCAACGCCGTCGTCGACGGTGATCATGTGGTGTATCGCAGGCACTACGACGTCGGTTTCGCCGTGGACACCCCCGATGGCCTGATGGTGGCGGTGGTCCGTGGCGCCGACACCCTGGATGTGGCATCGATCGCCGGCGAGGTCCGAAGGCTCGCAGCCGCAGCCCGCGACCGGACCATCGCCGCCGCCGACCTGCGCCGGGCCACCTTCACGATCTCCAACATCGGGGCGGTCGGCGGCGGGTTCGGCACCCCGATCATCCCTTACGGGACCACGGCGATCCTCTCGGTGGGCCGCGCCGAGGAGAAGCCGGTTGTCCGGGACGGGAAGGTGGTCGTGGGCCGGGAGTTGCCCCTGTCGCTCTCCTACGACCACCGGGTGATCGACGGTGCCAAGGGACGGGTGTTCATGGCGGCGGCGGTGGAGGCGATCGAGGGGATCGAGTAGGCGGGGCCGGCCC
This genomic interval carries:
- a CDS encoding dihydrolipoamide acetyltransferase family protein, translated to MAYEFHLPDIGEGLAEATVVSWLVPVGGRVGLDQPMVEVETDKAVVEIPAPRAGIVLHHGAPEGATVAVESLLVVIGEEGEEWAPGETLAAPPPARSAPAPQSSQAAPIVGSLEEAEAGTPARIGPPKALPLVRRLAAALGVDLGSVGGTGPGGRILRSDVEAAAGAASGPVERVKMSATRLAIARNLTKSWQEIPHVTTFGTADPTALLAARAAWKSAHGESLPVEALLIGAMVPLLEAHPEFNAVVDGDHVVYRRHYDVGFAVDTPDGLMVAVVRGADTLDVASIAGEVRRLAAAARDRTIAAADLRRATFTISNIGAVGGGFGTPIIPYGTTAILSVGRAEEKPVVRDGKVVVGRELPLSLSYDHRVIDGAKGRVFMAAAVEAIEGIE
- a CDS encoding alpha-ketoacid dehydrogenase subunit beta, with the translated sequence MSEMNMAQALNDALAVALEADPRVVLIGEDVGTTGGVFRVTDGLQQRFGDERVIDTPVAESGIVGAAFGMAIAGMRPVAEIQFLGFSYPAYDQVVSHVGRIRNRSNHRFSAPMVIRIPFGGGIGAAEHHSEASEAMYAHTPGIKVVAPATPATAKGLLLAAIEDADPVVFLEPIRVYRAIKEEVPEGHYLTPIGRAEVVREGADATIVAYGAMVRDALKAADALAADSVAVEVVDLRTLSPIDAATVVASAVKTGRVVAVSEGHRTAGIASEIVAIVQEKALYSLLAPVARVTGWDTVVPLKRTEQHHIPSVGRIVAAVRRTLED
- a CDS encoding DNA translocase FtsK 4TM domain-containing protein, with the protein product MPSRKSSRRGNGRAGTARSTKKAAPTTQRSKLATLRERIRSGFGRHTDDLWGVLLVLGGVLVALSYFDLAGPVGLGTVAASSLLFGVWGYAVAPLLVGIGVLLLVVNRPEDLRRLVAGAVVTFVGSLAMFHLMTGAISLAASLDLVRERGGAVGSVIAFPLRRVIGFWGAMVVLFAIIGLGVLLLTRTTVGEALRAVGTGSASAWRRLRGSAKRRRPVVEVRVSEPPRPRLVPVPSDQTPVAADRPTPQRPPARPAPRPAPPSPRPEKRGYSLPPLELLSLGGGAGHSKKALDETAQELEDTLIQHGVDARLTRIVPGPTVTRYEIELAPGVKVARVTSLAHDIAYALATPDVRILAPIPGRSAIGVEVPNRRRQLVTLGDILRSPEAKEATHPLEVALGMDVSGRPQMISLSELPHVLIAGATGAGKSSCINAIVTSLLMRTTPEEVRLILVDPKRVEMGQYNDVPHLLTRVITNPKKAVDALQWAVREMDRRYDLLAAAGVRDVIGYHEKFDRAMLDEDGRFDRFPYVVVVVDELNDLMMVAGRAVEDAIVRIAQMARAVGIHLVIATQRPSVDVITGVIKANIPSRMAFAVASQADSRVILDLSGAEKLVGLGDMIVVTARDPKPERIQGAWVAEEEIHAVVDFVREQRAAEYAEEVLDVVEAAAGGEDDYDGEDGDVIRQAIELVVRSQLGSTSMLQRKLRIGFARAGRVMDILESRGIVGPSEGSKARQVLITPDELDAILGEAVDV
- a CDS encoding ribonuclease J, coding for MTVRISFLGGLGDIGRNCAAIEVGGRIALIDCGLMFPEEHMLGVDLVLPDFASLMERRADVDCVVLTHGHEDHMGALPYLLAEIPVPVYGTPLAVALARGRIEEAGIEPDLRPVEVGTWLEHGPFKFMLVPVSHSIPQGAGIAFDTPDGLVVHSGDFKLDPTPIDRIPTDLPEFAALGRRGVRLLLSDSTNAEVPGFVPSESSLAQPLYEIVVETRGRVIAACFASHIHRVQQIVDAAVDAGRYVGFMGRTMLRNVPTAEDLGLLRVPTDSVLPIEELLTMPPAETAIISTGSQGEPFAALSLMASGRHRWVQVGEGDTVIISARPIPGNETKVSRVINGLLRRGARVYHGNNATVHVSGHAAREELKTFINVVRPEAFVPVHGEYRHLSAHAALAREMGVPEVLLCEDGDAVVLDADGVRRQEGAVPAAHVFVDGLEVAGSATGVIRDRQHLADDGVVVATLAIDGHTGEIVQGPDLESHGFMDDPEEVFALVEKAVASEVGRVELPIDESGVRSRVKGAVNRVLRPETGRKPVVIVVVLEV
- the pdhA gene encoding pyruvate dehydrogenase (acetyl-transferring) E1 component subunit alpha, which gives rise to MEPLRILDPSGRLVGEPPVDAAEVRRLFEAMVTARTYDRKSSALQRQGRLATYAPFEGQEAAQIGATAALRRDDWLVATYRDAAAMWMQGYTFEALFLGRMGDERGGSPPAGVGVLPPSITVGAHMIHAVGLAWGERLLGGDRIAMTFFGDGATSEGDFHEAMNFAGVFRIGTVFVCQNNGWAISMSRDRQTASATIAQKADAYGFPGVLVDGNDLLAMLAAARAAVERARAGKGPTLIEALTYRIGPHTTTDDPGRYRDEADVAEWSERDPLLRVRRYLQAAGEWSEDRERAVEEAAAAGIEEAVVRAEGLAPFGPGAAFDRMYARPTGALEEQRRLLLEGEAGQ